From Constrictibacter sp. MBR-5:
TCGCGACGTTCGGCGTAGACGGGATCGGGGTGCTCCGATTGCCGAAGGACTCGGTCCTGCACCAGGATCGCCTGGAGATCGCACGAGCGGACGCCGAGGAAAGCCATCTTCGGCGCGGGGGGCGGCTCGGACAGGTCGAAGCTGCCGTCGTCCCGGCGGCGTGCCTGCCAGAGGCGCACGTCGGGTGGGTGCAGGAACCGCTTCCAGGAATGCGGACTGGAGGCGTAGCCGAACCACGCCTCGTCGTCGCGCCGCTCCAGTCGGTAGGTGCCGCCCTCCTGCCGGTCGGTCCAGCCGGCGGGCAGATCTTCAACGGTCGTGATTTCGTCATAGACGATCGCCCCGTCGCCGAGGGTCGGCCCCAGCACCCGATACCCCTGGCCGCGCAGTTCCTCCACCAGCCGGGCGATACCGGTCCGGTCGATCACGCGCACAGTGCCGGCTCCGGGAGCGGACATGCGATCAGCCTACTCCCTTTCCCTGGAGATAGGCGACACACTCGCTGAGTGTCCGCAGCTTGGGATAGTCGGCCTCGGGGATGTCCACCTGCAGCCTCTGGCTGAGGCCGATCACGAAGTTCAGGAAGTCCATCGAATCCAGGTCGAGGTCGTTGCGCAGATCGGTGCGCGGCCCGACCTCCGCCGTATCGAGCTCCGGAGCCACGCCGCTCAGCGCTTCGAGGACGATTTGTTCGAGCTCTTTCTCGGTCATAGCTCCCCCGGCTGCTGCAGGCGGTCTCTGATGGCGGCGAGGAAGAGCGCGCCGCTGTGGCCGTCGCTCGCCCGATGATCGGCGGCGAGGGTGGCGTTCAGCATCGGGCGCATCTTCAGAGTGCCGTCCGAGAGAGACGGCGTCTCGAACACCCGGCCGAACCCGACGAGCGCCACCTGCGGCGGGTAGATCACGCCGTAGATCGTTTCCACGCCGCGCTCGCCGAGGCTGGTCACGGTGATGGTGGCA
This genomic window contains:
- a CDS encoding phosphopantetheine-binding protein encodes the protein MTEKELEQIVLEALSGVAPELDTAEVGPRTDLRNDLDLDSMDFLNFVIGLSQRLQVDIPEADYPKLRTLSECVAYLQGKGVG